A single window of Streptomyces sudanensis DNA harbors:
- a CDS encoding electron transfer flavoprotein subunit alpha/FixB family protein — protein sequence MAEVLVYVDHADGAVRKPTLELLTLARRLGEPVAVALGSGAEATAATLAEHGATRVLTADAAEFADYLVVPKVDALQAAYEAVSAAGPLAAVLVPSSTEGKEIAARLAVRIGSGLLTDAIDLEAGEEGPVATQSVFAAAFTTKSRVSKGTPVITVKPNSAPVEAAPAAGAVEALAVSFSEKATGTRVVSREPRESTGRPELTEAAIVVSGGRGVNGAENFALVEGLADSLGAAVGASRAAVDAGWYPHTSQVGQTGKSVSPQLYVAVGISGAIQHRAGMQTSKTIVAVNKDPEAPIFDLVDYGVVGDLFEVLPKLTEEIKARKG from the coding sequence ATGGCTGAAGTCCTCGTCTACGTCGACCACGCGGACGGCGCCGTCCGCAAGCCCACGCTGGAGCTGCTGACGCTGGCCCGCCGCCTCGGCGAGCCCGTCGCCGTCGCCCTCGGCTCCGGCGCCGAGGCCACCGCCGCCACGCTCGCCGAGCACGGCGCGACCCGCGTCCTCACGGCCGACGCCGCCGAGTTCGCCGACTACCTCGTCGTCCCGAAGGTCGACGCGCTCCAGGCCGCGTACGAGGCGGTGTCCGCCGCCGGCCCCCTCGCCGCCGTACTGGTCCCGTCCTCCACCGAGGGCAAGGAGATCGCGGCCCGCCTCGCGGTCCGCATCGGCTCCGGCCTCCTCACCGACGCCATCGACCTGGAGGCCGGCGAGGAGGGCCCGGTCGCGACGCAGTCCGTGTTCGCCGCCGCGTTCACCACCAAGTCCCGCGTCTCCAAGGGCACCCCGGTCATCACGGTCAAGCCGAACTCGGCGCCCGTCGAGGCCGCCCCCGCCGCGGGCGCCGTCGAGGCCCTCGCGGTCTCCTTCTCCGAGAAGGCCACCGGCACCAGGGTCGTCTCCCGCGAGCCGCGCGAGTCGACCGGCCGCCCCGAGCTGACCGAGGCCGCGATCGTGGTCTCCGGCGGCCGCGGCGTCAACGGCGCCGAGAACTTCGCGCTCGTCGAGGGACTGGCCGACTCGCTCGGCGCCGCCGTCGGCGCCTCCCGCGCCGCCGTCGACGCCGGCTGGTACCCGCACACCAGCCAGGTCGGCCAGACCGGCAAGTCGGTCTCCCCGCAGCTGTACGTCGCCGTCGGCATCTCCGGCGCGATCCAGCACCGCGCCGGCATGCAGACCTCGAAGACCATCGTGGCCGTCAACAAGGATCCCGAGGCCCCGATCTTCGACCTGGTCGACTACGGCGTGGTCGGCGACCTCTTCGAGGTCCTCCCGAAGCTGACCGAGGAGATCAAGGCCCGCAAGGGCTGA
- a CDS encoding MerR family transcriptional regulator translates to MGDRLKAADLARSAGISVQQLRTYADTGLLPPVERTPAGYRVFTPAHADALAVARELAAGHGWATARSVMAAVHAGDLGTALAALDAGHARLDRERAELAAVREALGAVLAGRVPPPAVPRRGLRIGEAARAVGVKPPVLRLWEARGLVRPHREPPTGYRLYDRSELHVVQVVALLRKGRHPLAAIGAVLRELRAGGGPDRVLAELDARARDLHHHSLRRLGASAALHGYLRRLGHC, encoded by the coding sequence GTGGGCGACCGGCTGAAGGCGGCGGACCTCGCGCGGTCGGCCGGGATCTCCGTGCAGCAGCTGCGGACCTACGCCGACACGGGCCTGCTCCCGCCCGTCGAGCGCACCCCGGCCGGCTACCGCGTCTTCACCCCCGCCCACGCCGACGCGCTCGCCGTGGCCCGCGAACTCGCCGCCGGGCACGGCTGGGCCACCGCCCGGTCCGTGATGGCGGCCGTCCACGCGGGCGACCTGGGCACCGCGCTCGCCGCCCTGGACGCCGGCCACGCCCGGCTGGACCGGGAGCGCGCGGAACTCGCCGCCGTGCGCGAGGCCCTGGGCGCCGTCCTGGCGGGGCGCGTCCCGCCGCCCGCCGTGCCCCGGCGCGGGCTGCGCATCGGCGAGGCGGCCCGCGCCGTCGGCGTGAAGCCGCCCGTGCTGCGGCTGTGGGAGGCGCGCGGCCTGGTGCGGCCCCACCGTGAGCCGCCCACCGGGTACCGGCTCTACGACCGCTCCGAACTGCACGTCGTGCAGGTGGTCGCGCTCCTGCGTAAGGGCCGCCACCCGCTCGCCGCCATCGGGGCCGTCCTGCGCGAACTGCGCGCCGGCGGCGGGCCCGACCGCGTCCTGGCCGAACTGGACGCCCGCGCCCGCGACCTCCACCACCACAGCCTGCGCCGGCTGGGCGCCTCCGCCGCCCTCCACGGCTACCTGCGCCGCCTCGGCCACTGCTGA
- a CDS encoding serine/threonine-protein kinase, producing MSTGEHELIAGRYRPVRQLGRGGMGVVWRAVDEVLGREVAVKELRTYTDSSGPELSELRVRMRREARAAARVRHPGVVAVHDIAEHEGRPVIVMELVDGPSLADVLAERGVMDPREAARIGAEVLGALAAAHEVGVLHRDVKPGNILLDRTGRVVLTDFGIAAVEDPGDGSATHLTRSGELVGSLDYLAPERAQGQDPGPASDVWALGATLYAAVEGASPFHRTSTWSTLTAIVTEPLPEPRGAGPLAPVLRLLMAKDPAHRPDASTAAGLLRQAADGKEAAGAGGTPAPYVPTERTALPPQGFGPPAADARGFGPPQGLPVHGAPVPGAAGPAPGGGFGGPVHEAPEAAAPGGPDRASGQGGRGARAAERARGRRRRSRTLVAAGAAAVLLVGGGVTYAFVDREEAPASGRALTGGQAGQATAAPVDDDGMPLAPGAGPTASASGPPSAAPRPSGTGGASASPSRTAPAPGAASGPAGGPAPSPGGGGRTDGDPADDGAGGAADGAPPPAGGGAAQEPACHPIGGGKYTCTVWRTADSHWDDGSRAGILNAGTNYFYCQSDLGRRETHGEWTNVWWAKTDDDSGNTGVWFSDVYIRGGDNDAPVPGLPLC from the coding sequence GTGTCCACGGGGGAACACGAACTGATCGCCGGCCGGTACCGGCCGGTCCGGCAGCTCGGGCGGGGCGGCATGGGCGTCGTCTGGCGCGCCGTCGACGAGGTGCTGGGCCGCGAGGTGGCCGTCAAGGAACTCCGCACGTACACGGACTCCTCCGGGCCCGAACTGTCCGAGCTGCGCGTGCGGATGCGGCGGGAGGCCCGGGCGGCCGCGCGGGTCCGCCACCCCGGGGTCGTCGCCGTCCACGACATCGCCGAGCACGAGGGCCGCCCGGTCATCGTCATGGAGCTGGTCGACGGCCCCTCACTCGCCGACGTCCTCGCCGAACGGGGCGTCATGGACCCCCGCGAGGCCGCCCGGATCGGCGCCGAGGTCCTCGGCGCCCTGGCCGCCGCCCACGAGGTGGGCGTCCTGCACCGCGACGTGAAACCCGGCAACATCCTGCTGGACCGCACCGGGCGGGTCGTCCTCACCGACTTCGGCATCGCCGCCGTGGAGGACCCGGGGGACGGCTCCGCCACCCACCTCACCCGCAGCGGCGAACTGGTCGGCTCCCTCGACTACCTGGCACCCGAGCGCGCCCAGGGCCAGGACCCCGGGCCGGCCTCCGACGTGTGGGCGCTCGGCGCCACCCTCTACGCGGCGGTCGAGGGCGCGTCGCCGTTCCACCGCACCTCCACGTGGTCGACGCTCACCGCCATCGTCACCGAACCGCTCCCCGAACCGCGCGGCGCCGGCCCGCTCGCCCCGGTGCTCCGACTGCTGATGGCCAAGGACCCGGCCCACCGCCCGGACGCCTCCACGGCGGCCGGCCTCCTGCGGCAGGCCGCGGACGGGAAGGAGGCCGCGGGGGCCGGGGGGACGCCCGCACCGTACGTCCCGACCGAGCGCACCGCACTGCCCCCGCAGGGCTTCGGCCCGCCCGCGGCGGACGCGCGGGGCTTCGGCCCGCCGCAGGGCCTTCCCGTCCACGGCGCCCCGGTGCCGGGCGCGGCGGGCCCGGCACCCGGCGGGGGATTCGGGGGCCCCGTGCACGAGGCACCGGAGGCCGCCGCGCCCGGCGGCCCCGACCGAGCCTCCGGGCAGGGGGGCCGCGGGGCCCGCGCGGCGGAGCGCGCCCGGGGCCGCAGGAGGCGCTCGCGGACGCTGGTCGCGGCCGGTGCGGCCGCCGTCCTCCTGGTGGGCGGCGGCGTGACGTACGCGTTCGTGGACCGGGAGGAGGCACCCGCGTCCGGACGGGCGCTCACCGGAGGGCAGGCGGGGCAGGCCACGGCCGCACCGGTCGACGACGACGGCATGCCCCTCGCCCCCGGCGCCGGTCCGACCGCCTCGGCGAGCGGCCCGCCGAGCGCCGCACCCCGCCCCTCCGGGACGGGCGGGGCCTCCGCCTCCCCGTCGAGGACGGCCCCGGCACCCGGCGCGGCCTCCGGTCCGGCCGGCGGTCCGGCCCCGAGCCCCGGCGGGGGCGGCCGTACGGACGGCGATCCGGCGGACGACGGCGCCGGCGGTGCGGCGGACGGCGCACCGCCCCCCGCCGGCGGCGGTGCGGCGCAGGAGCCGGCGTGCCACCCCATCGGCGGCGGCAAGTACACCTGCACCGTCTGGCGGACCGCCGACTCCCACTGGGACGACGGCAGCCGGGCCGGCATCCTGAACGCCGGTACCAACTACTTCTACTGCCAGTCCGACCTCGGCCGGCGCGAGACGCACGGCGAGTGGACCAACGTCTGGTGGGCGAAGACCGACGACGACAGCGGCAACACCGGCGTGTGGTTCAGCGACGTGTACATCCGCGGCGGCGACAACGACGCCCCGGTACCGGGCCTGCCCCTCTGCTGA
- a CDS encoding DUF3048 domain-containing protein has translation MAVSGSRGPVGIVIAVVTAAAVALALLLSGCGRDDPAPARSPSDRPAGPAVSPFTGLPGRSGPVLAVKIDNVRAARPHTGLGAADIVYVEQVEAGLTRFLAVYSSRQPPRVGPVRSARESDVELLRQFGRPALAYSGVRSALEGFLRDAPLHALPPERAPAAYVRDPARGIGDNLYLRPERA, from the coding sequence GTGGCCGTGTCGGGTTCGCGAGGACCGGTCGGCATCGTCATCGCGGTGGTGACGGCCGCCGCGGTCGCCCTCGCCCTCCTGCTCTCCGGCTGCGGCCGCGACGACCCCGCCCCGGCACGCAGCCCGTCGGACCGGCCGGCCGGCCCCGCCGTCTCGCCCTTCACCGGGCTGCCCGGCCGCTCCGGCCCCGTCCTCGCCGTGAAGATCGACAACGTGCGGGCCGCCCGTCCGCACACCGGGCTCGGCGCCGCCGACATCGTGTACGTCGAACAGGTCGAGGCGGGCCTCACCCGGTTCCTCGCCGTCTACTCCTCCCGGCAGCCGCCCCGCGTCGGCCCGGTGCGCAGCGCCCGCGAGTCCGACGTGGAACTGCTGCGGCAGTTCGGGCGGCCGGCCCTCGCGTACTCCGGGGTGCGCAGCGCCCTCGAGGGCTTCCTGCGGGACGCGCCGCTGCACGCGCTGCCGCCCGAGCGGGCCCCCGCCGCGTACGTGCGCGACCCCGCCCGTGGTATCGGCGACAACCTCTACCTCCGCCCCGAACGCGCC
- a CDS encoding NUDIX hydrolase — MIVWINGAFGAGKTSAARELIDLIPNSTLYDPELTGGALPLLLPRDRLRDTADFQDLRIWRRLVVDTAAALLAEVGGVLVVPMTVLRQEYRDEIFGGLASRRIPVRHVVLTPDETILRARIATRDAHPGDPAGTERVRKWCLDHIAPYRAALGDWLAADAYAVDNGPLTPEATAKAIADAVRTGAAGACGIVQTPEPTGETVAAGVLLFDDRDRVLLVDPTYKPGWEFPGGVVERGEAPARAAMREVAEETGLELASVPGLLVVDWEPPRPPGHGGLRFLFDGGRLTGAQADRVLLPGSELRGWRFATEEEAADMLPPVRYERLRWALRARERGRALNLEAGVPVG; from the coding sequence GTGATCGTCTGGATCAACGGTGCGTTCGGCGCGGGCAAGACGAGTGCCGCACGCGAACTGATCGACCTGATCCCGAACAGCACCTTGTACGACCCGGAACTGACCGGCGGCGCGCTGCCGCTGCTGCTGCCGCGCGACCGGCTCCGGGACACCGCCGACTTCCAGGACCTGCGGATCTGGCGGCGGCTGGTCGTCGACACGGCGGCGGCGCTGCTCGCCGAGGTGGGCGGGGTGCTGGTGGTGCCGATGACCGTCCTGCGCCAGGAGTACCGCGACGAGATCTTCGGCGGGCTGGCGTCCCGCCGGATCCCCGTGCGCCATGTCGTCCTCACCCCTGACGAAACGATCCTGCGCGCACGGATCGCGACCCGCGACGCGCACCCCGGCGACCCGGCGGGGACCGAACGGGTCAGGAAGTGGTGCCTCGACCACATCGCGCCGTACCGGGCCGCGCTCGGCGACTGGCTCGCCGCCGACGCGTACGCCGTCGACAACGGCCCGCTCACACCGGAGGCGACGGCGAAGGCGATCGCCGACGCGGTGCGCACCGGCGCGGCGGGCGCCTGCGGGATCGTGCAGACCCCCGAGCCGACCGGCGAGACCGTCGCGGCGGGCGTGCTGCTCTTCGACGACCGGGACCGGGTGCTGCTCGTCGACCCGACGTACAAGCCGGGGTGGGAGTTCCCCGGCGGGGTCGTCGAGCGGGGCGAGGCGCCGGCGCGTGCGGCGATGCGGGAGGTGGCCGAGGAGACCGGCCTGGAACTGGCGTCCGTACCGGGTCTGCTGGTCGTCGACTGGGAGCCGCCGAGACCGCCCGGACACGGCGGGCTGCGGTTCCTCTTCGACGGCGGCAGGCTCACGGGGGCGCAGGCGGACCGGGTGCTGCTGCCGGGCTCCGAGCTGCGCGGCTGGCGGTTCGCCACCGAGGAGGAGGCGGCGGACATGCTGCCCCCCGTCCGGTACGAGCGCCTCCGCTGGGCGCTGCGCGCCCGCGAGCGCGGCAGGGCGCTGAACCTGGAGGCGGGCGTCCCGGTGGGCTGA
- a CDS encoding MBL fold metallo-hydrolase, with amino-acid sequence MTCEPHARPPGGPAVDLVPVVPGLHLLRFPVGQAYLWRDDGGDGPAGTSLTLVDAGWAGSEDAVARALHEVGGPDARLRRIVLTHAHRDHVGAAGALAERYGAEVLAHRLDAPVVRGEAPVPEPDLLDWEVPLYAHGLTTPQAPPTRVDRELEDGDVLDFGGGARVVHTPGHTPGSVAVHLPRHGVLVTGDTVASVGGVRLGVFHVDRAAAAESMRRLSRLDPLRTVCFGHGDPLTRDASAVLRAAAEAAAGA; translated from the coding sequence ATGACCTGCGAACCGCACGCGCGGCCTCCCGGCGGGCCCGCCGTCGACCTGGTCCCGGTCGTCCCCGGGCTGCACCTGCTCCGCTTCCCCGTCGGCCAGGCGTACCTCTGGCGCGACGACGGGGGCGACGGCCCCGCCGGCACCTCGCTGACCCTGGTGGACGCCGGCTGGGCGGGCTCGGAGGACGCCGTGGCGCGGGCGCTGCACGAGGTCGGCGGGCCGGACGCCCGGCTGCGGCGGATCGTCCTCACCCACGCCCACCGCGACCACGTGGGCGCCGCCGGGGCACTGGCCGAACGGTACGGCGCCGAGGTCCTCGCGCACCGGCTGGACGCGCCCGTGGTGCGCGGGGAGGCGCCGGTGCCCGAGCCGGACCTGCTGGACTGGGAGGTCCCGCTGTACGCGCACGGGCTCACCACTCCGCAGGCGCCGCCGACGCGGGTGGACCGGGAGCTGGAGGACGGCGACGTGCTGGACTTCGGCGGGGGCGCCCGCGTGGTCCACACCCCCGGCCACACGCCCGGCTCCGTCGCCGTCCACCTGCCGCGCCACGGCGTGCTGGTGACGGGCGACACCGTGGCGTCGGTGGGCGGGGTGCGCCTCGGCGTCTTCCACGTGGACCGGGCGGCGGCCGCGGAGTCGATGCGCCGCCTGTCCCGCCTGGACCCGCTGCGGACGGTGTGCTTCGGGCACGGCGATCCGCTGACGCGGGACGCGTCCGCCGTCCTGCGGGCGGCGGCGGAGGCGGCGGCCGGGGCGTGA
- a CDS encoding dipeptidase, whose amino-acid sequence MTAQPIAEPIAATVSSLMPRAKAELTELVAFRSVADPAQFPRSECEAAAAWVADALRAEGFADVSVFDTPDGSQSVYGHLPGPAGAPTVLLYAHYDVQPPLNTAEWVSPPFELTERDGRWYGRGAADCKGGFIMHLLALRALKANGGVPVGVKVIVEGSEEQGTGGLERYAEAHPDLLAADAIVIGDTGNFRVGLPTVTASLRGMTMLRVQVDTLAGNLHSGQFGGAAPDALAALVRVLDSLRAEDGSTTVDGLASDAEWQGLQYAEEDFRRDARVLDGVELIGSGTVADRLWARPAVTVIGIDCPPVVGATPSVQATARAQISLRVPPGQDAAEATKLLTAHLQAHTPWGARVTVEQVGQGQAFLADVTSPAYTSMAEALAAAYPGEKMQTAGMGGSIPLCNTLAALYPRAEILLIGLSEPEAQIHAVNESVSPGELERMSVAEALFLRNYALSKRG is encoded by the coding sequence ATGACCGCCCAGCCGATCGCCGAGCCGATCGCCGCCACCGTCTCCTCTCTGATGCCGCGTGCCAAGGCGGAGCTCACGGAACTCGTGGCGTTCCGGTCCGTGGCGGATCCGGCGCAGTTCCCGCGGAGCGAGTGCGAGGCTGCGGCCGCATGGGTGGCGGACGCGCTGCGCGCCGAGGGCTTCGCCGACGTGTCGGTCTTCGACACCCCGGACGGCAGCCAGTCCGTGTACGGCCACCTGCCCGGCCCGGCCGGCGCCCCCACCGTGCTGCTGTACGCCCACTACGACGTGCAGCCCCCGCTGAACACGGCCGAGTGGGTCAGCCCGCCGTTCGAGCTGACCGAGCGGGACGGCCGCTGGTACGGGCGCGGTGCCGCCGACTGCAAGGGCGGGTTCATCATGCACCTGCTGGCGCTGCGCGCCCTGAAGGCGAACGGCGGCGTCCCGGTCGGCGTGAAGGTGATCGTCGAGGGCTCCGAGGAGCAGGGCACCGGAGGGCTGGAGCGGTACGCCGAGGCGCACCCCGACCTGCTGGCCGCCGACGCGATCGTCATCGGCGACACCGGCAACTTCCGCGTCGGCCTGCCCACCGTCACCGCGTCGCTGCGCGGCATGACGATGCTGCGGGTCCAGGTGGACACGCTCGCCGGGAACCTGCACTCGGGGCAGTTCGGCGGGGCCGCCCCGGACGCGCTGGCCGCCCTGGTCCGCGTACTGGACTCGCTGCGCGCCGAGGACGGCTCGACCACCGTCGACGGGCTCGCCTCGGACGCCGAATGGCAGGGCCTGCAGTACGCGGAGGAGGACTTCCGGCGGGACGCCCGGGTGCTGGACGGGGTGGAGCTGATCGGCTCCGGCACCGTCGCCGACCGGCTGTGGGCGCGCCCGGCCGTGACGGTCATCGGCATCGACTGCCCGCCGGTCGTCGGCGCCACGCCGTCCGTGCAGGCCACCGCCCGCGCCCAGATCAGCCTGCGGGTGCCGCCCGGCCAGGACGCCGCCGAGGCGACGAAGCTGCTCACCGCGCACCTCCAGGCGCACACCCCGTGGGGCGCGCGGGTGACGGTGGAGCAGGTCGGGCAGGGCCAGGCGTTCCTGGCGGACGTGACCAGCCCGGCGTACACGTCGATGGCCGAGGCGCTGGCCGCGGCGTACCCGGGCGAGAAGATGCAGACCGCCGGCATGGGCGGGTCGATCCCGCTGTGCAACACGCTGGCCGCGCTGTACCCGCGGGCGGAGATCCTGCTGATCGGGCTGAGCGAGCCGGAGGCGCAGATCCACGCGGTGAACGAGAGCGTGTCGCCCGGGGAACTGGAGCGGATGTCGGTCGCGGAGGCGCTGTTCCTGCGGAACTACGCCCTGTCGAAGCGGGGGTGA
- a CDS encoding geranylgeranyl reductase family protein, with protein sequence MRTRAWTTGRDRERNHIVSSENVWDVVVVGAGPAGASAAYAAAVAGCRVLLLEKAELPRYKTCGGGIIGPSRDALPPGFELPLRDRVHAVTFSLNGRFARTRRSKRMLFGLVNRPEFDQQLVEHARRAGAEVRTGVAVARVEQHGAAVPDRRTVAVVLADGETVLARAVVGADGSAGRIGAHVGVKTQQVDLGLEAEIPVPPAVAEDWAGRVLIDWGPMPGSYGWVFPKGDTLTVGVISARGEGAATKRYLDDFVARLGLAGFEPALSSGHLTRCRSEDSPLSRGRVVVCGDAAGLLEPWTREGISFALRSGRLAGEWAARIAEAHDAVEARRQALNYAFAVKSGLGTEMAVGRRMLAAFARRPALLHAGLTGLRPMWRAFADVTRGATTLAGIVRTNTVARRALEALDRREQAEPEPERRPKAP encoded by the coding sequence ATGCGGACGAGAGCGTGGACCACGGGTCGGGACCGGGAGCGGAATCACATCGTGAGCAGCGAGAACGTGTGGGATGTCGTCGTGGTCGGCGCAGGGCCGGCCGGAGCGTCCGCGGCCTACGCCGCGGCGGTCGCGGGCTGCCGCGTACTGCTTCTGGAGAAGGCGGAGCTGCCCCGCTACAAGACGTGCGGCGGCGGCATCATCGGCCCGTCGCGGGACGCTCTGCCGCCCGGCTTCGAACTGCCGCTGCGGGACCGGGTGCACGCCGTGACGTTCTCGCTCAACGGCCGCTTCGCCCGGACGCGCCGCTCGAAGCGGATGCTGTTCGGGCTGGTCAACCGGCCGGAGTTCGACCAGCAGCTGGTGGAGCACGCCCGCAGGGCCGGCGCCGAGGTGCGCACGGGCGTCGCGGTCGCGCGGGTCGAGCAGCACGGCGCCGCGGTGCCGGACCGCCGGACCGTCGCCGTCGTCCTCGCCGACGGCGAGACGGTCCTCGCGCGCGCCGTGGTGGGCGCGGACGGCAGCGCCGGCCGCATAGGGGCGCACGTCGGCGTCAAGACGCAGCAGGTGGACCTGGGCCTGGAGGCGGAGATCCCGGTGCCGCCGGCCGTGGCGGAGGACTGGGCGGGCCGGGTCCTCATCGACTGGGGGCCCATGCCGGGCAGTTACGGCTGGGTGTTCCCCAAGGGCGACACCCTGACGGTCGGCGTCATCTCGGCGCGCGGCGAGGGCGCCGCGACCAAGCGGTACCTGGACGACTTCGTGGCCCGTCTCGGCCTCGCCGGTTTCGAACCGGCCCTCTCCTCCGGCCACCTGACGCGCTGCCGCAGCGAGGACTCGCCGCTCTCCCGCGGCCGGGTCGTCGTCTGCGGGGACGCGGCCGGGCTGCTGGAGCCGTGGACGCGCGAGGGGATCTCCTTCGCCCTGCGGTCCGGCCGGCTCGCGGGGGAGTGGGCGGCGCGGATCGCCGAGGCGCACGACGCGGTCGAGGCGCGCCGCCAGGCGCTGAACTACGCCTTCGCGGTCAAGTCCGGGCTCGGGACCGAGATGGCGGTGGGGCGGCGGATGCTCGCCGCCTTCGCACGGCGCCCGGCGCTGCTGCACGCCGGGCTCACCGGACTGCGCCCCATGTGGCGGGCGTTCGCCGACGTCACCCGGGGCGCGACGACCCTGGCCGGCATCGTCAGGACGAACACCGTCGCGCGCCGCGCCCTGGAGGCGCTGGACCGCCGGGAGCAGGCGGAGCCGGAGCCGGAGCGACGGCCGAAGGCCCCGG
- a CDS encoding SAM-dependent methyltransferase: protein MTGPGLPPRLTRLDFHGPLSGARARRLVADLAAARPATVLDIGCGWGEFLLRVLEAVPGAAGTGLDVDGEDLARGRALAEERGLAGRVGFVRESALGTVRGPADLVLCLGAGQALCDPEGPYDVAAVLRELRRLVAPGGRVLLGEGFWERVPAPRELARMWPGAREDDHLPLVALVDEAVGAGFRPVWIETADRDEWERFESGYRYDTELWLAAHPGHPAAAEVRARADRQRSSWLGGYRNVLGMAYLTLVPVG from the coding sequence ATGACCGGACCCGGCCTTCCGCCCCGCCTCACCCGCCTCGACTTCCACGGCCCGCTGTCCGGGGCCCGCGCCCGGCGGCTCGTCGCCGACCTGGCCGCCGCCCGGCCCGCCACGGTCCTGGACATCGGCTGCGGCTGGGGAGAGTTCCTGCTGCGCGTCCTGGAAGCCGTGCCCGGGGCGGCCGGCACGGGCCTCGACGTCGACGGCGAGGACCTGGCCCGCGGACGGGCCCTGGCCGAGGAGCGCGGCCTCGCCGGGCGCGTCGGGTTCGTGCGGGAGTCCGCCCTGGGGACGGTGCGCGGTCCGGCCGACCTCGTCCTGTGCCTGGGCGCCGGACAGGCGCTCTGCGACCCGGAGGGCCCGTACGACGTGGCGGCCGTCCTGCGCGAACTGCGGCGCCTGGTGGCCCCCGGCGGCCGGGTCCTGCTCGGCGAGGGCTTCTGGGAGCGCGTCCCCGCTCCACGGGAGCTGGCCCGGATGTGGCCGGGTGCCCGGGAGGACGACCACCTGCCGCTGGTCGCGCTCGTCGACGAGGCCGTCGGGGCGGGCTTCCGCCCCGTGTGGATCGAGACGGCGGACCGGGACGAGTGGGAGCGGTTCGAGTCGGGCTACCGGTACGACACGGAGCTGTGGCTGGCGGCCCACCCCGGCCATCCGGCCGCCGCCGAGGTCCGCGCCCGCGCCGACCGGCAGCGGTCCTCCTGGCTCGGCGGCTACCGGAACGTCCTCGGCATGGCGTACCTGACCCTCGTCCCGGTCGGCTGA
- a CDS encoding ATP-binding protein, whose protein sequence is MISHASSRQCAVELQALPPRIGQVRRIVSAQLRYWNLDPLIGTAALGVTELLTNVHRHAEPDKVCTVEIEFLLGRLTVSVHDRDPRLPTFVRPPDGPDPLATSGRGLALIEALSESWGARPRGDAGKVVWFTLPASPSASPGIPAVPAYGAAGGAFGDLVPFDGAGAAEAVRGHAAARAAVAG, encoded by the coding sequence GTGATCAGCCACGCAAGCAGCAGGCAGTGCGCGGTAGAGCTCCAAGCACTGCCGCCGCGGATCGGACAGGTCCGCAGAATCGTGTCGGCGCAACTGCGCTACTGGAACCTCGACCCCCTCATCGGGACGGCGGCGCTCGGCGTGACCGAACTCCTCACCAACGTGCACCGGCACGCCGAACCGGACAAGGTCTGCACGGTCGAGATCGAGTTCCTCCTCGGCCGGCTCACGGTCTCCGTCCACGACCGCGACCCGCGCCTGCCCACCTTCGTGCGCCCGCCGGACGGGCCTGACCCGCTCGCCACGTCGGGGCGCGGTCTGGCGCTGATAGAGGCGCTGAGCGAGAGCTGGGGCGCCCGCCCGCGGGGCGACGCGGGGAAGGTCGTGTGGTTCACGCTCCCCGCGTCCCCGTCCGCGTCCCCGGGCATCCCGGCGGTACCGGCGTACGGGGCGGCGGGCGGCGCGTTCGGGGACCTCGTGCCCTTCGACGGCGCGGGGGCGGCGGAAGCGGTGCGCGGGCACGCCGCGGCCCGGGCGGCCGTGGCGGGCTGA